The following are encoded together in the Culex pipiens pallens isolate TS chromosome 1, TS_CPP_V2, whole genome shotgun sequence genome:
- the LOC120432495 gene encoding peptidoglycan-recognition protein 2-like isoform X1: protein MFCLKFKPFLAGLVVLLLVSSFTVDVSAADPADCPKIIKREQWGAQKSTNVTYQVMPVQYVVIHHTATVTCDEMPICKNIVRSIQDAHQSMNKWSDIGYNFLIANGGNVYEGIGWHRVGTHTRGYNSKSIGIAFIGDFSEELPTVKALRAAGKLLRCGVALGELDPEYMLYGARQLSATASPGDALYADIQDWDHFDASKRL from the exons atgttttgcttgaaatttaaaccatttttggcTGGTCTGGTCGTTTTATTGCTCGTGAGTTCATTCACTGTCGATG TTTCGGCAGCCGATCCAGCCGATTGTCCCAAAATCATCAAGCGTGAACAATGGGGAGCCCAGAAATCGACCAACGTGACGTACCAGGTCATGCCGGTCCAGTACGTAGTGATCCACCACACGGCCACGGTCACCTGTGATGAGATGCCGATCTGCAAGAACATCGTCCGATCGATTCAGGACGCCCATCAGAGCATGAACAAGTGGAGTGACATCGGATACAA CTTCCTGATCGCCAACGGTGGCAACGTGTACGAGGGCATCGGCTGGCACCGGGTTGGGACGCACACCCGCGGCTACAACAGCAAATCGATCGGGATTGCTTTTATTGGGGATTTCAGCGAGGAGTTGCCCACGGTGAAGGCGCTGCGAGCGGCTGGAAAGTTGCTGCGGTGTGGAGTGGCGCTCGGTGAGCTGGATCCGGAGTACATGCTGTACGGTGCCCGGCAGTTGTCCGCGACGGCCAGTCCCGGTGATGCGCTGTACGCTGACATCCAGGATTGGGACCACTTTGACGCTTCGAAGAGGTTGTGA
- the LOC120432495 gene encoding peptidoglycan-recognition protein 2-like isoform X2, with product MLYSKFGIFKVSAADPADCPKIIKREQWGAQKSTNVTYQVMPVQYVVIHHTATVTCDEMPICKNIVRSIQDAHQSMNKWSDIGYNFLIANGGNVYEGIGWHRVGTHTRGYNSKSIGIAFIGDFSEELPTVKALRAAGKLLRCGVALGELDPEYMLYGARQLSATASPGDALYADIQDWDHFDASKRL from the exons ATGCTCTATTCAAAGTTTGGTATTTTCAAAGTTTCGGCAGCCGATCCAGCCGATTGTCCCAAAATCATCAAGCGTGAACAATGGGGAGCCCAGAAATCGACCAACGTGACGTACCAGGTCATGCCGGTCCAGTACGTAGTGATCCACCACACGGCCACGGTCACCTGTGATGAGATGCCGATCTGCAAGAACATCGTCCGATCGATTCAGGACGCCCATCAGAGCATGAACAAGTGGAGTGACATCGGATACAA CTTCCTGATCGCCAACGGTGGCAACGTGTACGAGGGCATCGGCTGGCACCGGGTTGGGACGCACACCCGCGGCTACAACAGCAAATCGATCGGGATTGCTTTTATTGGGGATTTCAGCGAGGAGTTGCCCACGGTGAAGGCGCTGCGAGCGGCTGGAAAGTTGCTGCGGTGTGGAGTGGCGCTCGGTGAGCTGGATCCGGAGTACATGCTGTACGGTGCCCGGCAGTTGTCCGCGACGGCCAGTCCCGGTGATGCGCTGTACGCTGACATCCAGGATTGGGACCACTTTGACGCTTCGAAGAGGTTGTGA
- the LOC120432525 gene encoding uncharacterized protein LOC120432525 has protein sequence MVLPPTYDLNQQVQTVIRHLSTHSKPKIRYTCIFGGVMKEPQMALTWCSTRQIGCWTWAFSLRIDKIIEQIRLDWQVWTATWSKELVEDLSQVKYVSNFDYLLKRVRGYHPSALAGQNVTRRSTTVVRRARPTPKLTAWSHGMIPIRQWSLACKCCV, from the exons ATGGTGCTTCCACCGACTTACGATCTCAACCAGCAGGTCCAGACGGTGATTCGTCACTTAAGCACGCATTCGAAACCAAAAATCCGCTACACGTGCATTTTTGGCGGTGTGATGAAGGAACCACAG aTGGCACTTACCTGGTGCTCGACGAGGCAGATAGGATGCTGGACATGGGCTTTTAGCCTCAGAATCGATAAAATAATCGAGCAGATCCGGCTAGATTGGCAGGTGTGGACTGCGACGTGGTCGAAGGAGTTGGTGGAGGATTTAAGTCAAGTCAAGTACGTGAGCAACTTTGACTACCTACTGAAACGTGTCAGAGGTTATCATCCATCGGCATTGGCAGGACAGAACGTTACTCGTCGTTCGACAACGGTCGTCAGGCGTGCGAGGCCTACGCCGAAGCTGACCGCCTGGAGTCATGGAATGATCCCGATTCGGCAGTGGAGTTTAGCTTGTAAATGTTGTGTTTAG
- the LOC120432486 gene encoding uncharacterized protein LOC120432486, which yields MSWDRLPLEIYVSIFKNLDFWDRKPLSLVCRQWNAAVYSRSLCRNLCIELSRGDWVREATGRTYEEVKLVDEGVVQETERDYRVVYVKWCKESDPEVLGSIDRLLRELDEKCLLEGMIVDAPLGQSLIEFFGTHVDLLGRIRKLQMCTEATENTSNQQVVVRMERLEALTWRDIVMNNQVQIRKPVFLVDAPNLKSAVVKFGDCDSDVGVVWHNGLMELERGGSLKILKMHLNGSMWQDFFLNRLESLEHLSIILQKTSMTARDWDSMFANLPNLKNLQMVNVNDFILEAIHQHCQQLKVLRLEKVDLTVGFLSVDRMFPKLEHLQLESGNIRSNRNLVVPALRRLEWSGVKNLDNLSLSVIAPNLRSLKQSKYGHSDFIVSCCPLLEELQLDLFASDIPEHFFQSLPRLRQLSIRISSACPALERVLPNFRNIEEFTLITYNAPLQCDILLASMFKHCERVTSLTMCGFNPNLELSFPLFAQIFRNRLLKSLKLFGLTIKGNSSPVQLPPDLAKFELRYVRVMDVAFGAYVFPPDGPFQVVCNKSDDCCCYFSKDCD from the exons ATGTCGTGGGATCGGCTTCCATTGGAAATCTACGTCTCTATCTTTAAGAACTTGGACTTTTGGGATCGGAAGCCGCTGTCGCTGGTTTGTCGCCAATGGAACGCGGCCGTGTACTCGCGGTCACTATGTCGGAACCTGTGCATCGAGCTGAGTCGAGGGGACTGGGTGCGGGAAGCTACTGGGAGGACGTACGAGGAGGTCAAACTGGTGGACGAGGGCGTGGTGCAGGAGACGGAGCGAGACTATCGGGTGGTTTATGTGAAATGGTGCAAGGAGTCGGATCCGGAGGTTTTGGGCAGTATTGATCGGCTGTTGAGGGAGCTGGACGAAAAGTGTCTGCTGGAGGGTATGATAGTGGATGCACCGTTGGGACAGTCGTTGATTGAGTTTTTTGGTACGCATGTTGATCTGCTGGGGAGGATTCGGAAGCTGCAGATGTGTACGGAAGCTACGGAGAATACGTCGAATCAGCAGGTGGTGGTTCGAATGGAAAGGCTGGAAGCACTGACTTGGCGGGATATTGTGATGAACAATCAGGTGCAGATTAGGAAGCCTGTGTTCTTGGTGGATGCTCCGAATCTTAAATCTGCCGTCGTAAAGTTTGGAGATTGTGACTCGGATGTTGGCGTTGTTTGGCACAATGGACTGATGGAGTTGGAGCGCGGTGGGAGCTTGAAGATACTTAAGATGCATCTCAACGGAAGTATGTGGCAGGACTTCTTTTTGAATCGTTTGGAATCGCTGGAACACTTGAGCATCATTCTACAGAAGACTAGCATGACGGCACGTGATTGGGACAGCATGTTCGCCAATTTGCcgaatttgaaaaatcttcaaatggtAAATGTGAATGATTTTATTCTGGAAGCAATTCATCAGCACTGTCAGCAGTTGAAGGTTCTACGGCTGGAGAAGGTAGACTTGACGGTGGGATTCTTATCGGTCGATAGAATGTTCCCTAAGCTGGAACATCTTCAACTGGAATCGGGTAACATTAGATCCAACAGAAATCTAGTCGTTCCAGCTCTAAGGCGTCTCGAGTGGAGTGGCGTCAAGAACTTGGACAATCTCTCACTCTCAGTAATCGCGCCGAACCTCCGATCTCTCAAGCAGTCCAAGTACGGCCACTCGGACTTCATCGTGTCCTGCTGCCCGCTGCTCGAGGAACTCCAGCTAGACCTGTTCGCCTCGGACATTCCAGAGCACTTTTTCCAGTCCCTGCCCAGGTTGCGTCAGCTCAGCATCCGCATCAGCTCGGCGTGTCCCGCGCTGGAACGCGTCCTTCCCAACTTCCGTAACATTGAGGAGTTCACGCTGATCACGTACAACGCGCCGCTACAGTGCGACATCCTGCTGGCCTCGATGTTCAAACACTGCGAACGTGTCACCTCGCTGACCATGTGCGGATTCAACCCCAATCTGGAGTTGTCCTTTCCGCTGTTTGCgcaaattttccggaatcgcTTGCTGAAG TCCCTCAAGCTGTTCGGGCTGACCATCAAGGGCAACTCGTCACCGGTCCAGCTGCCGCCGGACCTGGCCAAATTCGAGCTGCGGTACGTCCGCGTGATGGACGTGGCCTTCGGGGCGTACGTATTTCCGCCGGACGGCCCCTTTCAGGTGGTGTGCAACAAGAGTGACGATTGCTGCTGCTATTTTTCCAAGGATTGTGATTAG